TGAGGTAAGATATAAAAGAGAGGATTTTAGCTCTAAGGCTCTTATTCGGCCAAAAGAGGGATCAGTTTTAATATAATGCCAGACCAGGGAATAATCTTTCTCTTCAATAAATGAACCGGGAGTTCTGTTAACATAAAGCTCAAGCAAGGGTTTGATTTGGTTTTTCCATTTATTGCTTAGCGGCTTTACAGTTTTCCATTGCCCAATCTTTTCCCTTAACCAGGTGCCATGCCCGGCAACCAATCCGATATCAATATCCGCAAACCATTTTTCTAAAATATCTTTTCCCCGACCGCTGACTATTACCACTTGATTTTTTTTATCCTGGATTAATTGTTGAATGATACTTAAGATTTTTTTACCGGGTTTGATCTTCTTAAATTTATAAGTAGTGGGGATTAAAGTTCCATCATAGTCTAAAAGAAATAAGCGATTTTTACTTTTTTGATAATCTTCTATAATCTTTAAACGGTTTTTGAGTGAAAAATCTTTTACAGAAAATTCTGCCTGCATACTTTTAACCTGTAAAAGACTTTCTTTGAAGTCATCCGCCCACTTTCTTACATGATAATTTTTCAATCGTTTTTGCATAACCCGGTTTCTTTTTTTCTGTATTTCTTGTGATAAATTTAGAGCATATTTTATAGACCAGGAAATCTGTTCTCTATTATTAGGATTTACAATTAAAGCTTCACCCATTTCATTAGCAGCACCAGCCATTTCGCTTAAGATTAATACTCCCTTACCATTGTTTTTAGTGGCGATAAATTCTTTGGCTACTAAATTCATTCCATCCTTTAAAGGGGTTATTAGGGCAACATCAGCAAGATAGTAAAGAGCGGTCAGTTCATAAAAAGGAATAGATCTGAAAAGATACCTGATGGGAGACCAGCCAATCGTAGCGTATCTACCATTAATTTCTCCAACTAACTCATCTACCTGTTCTTTTAATCGCTGGTACTGTTTTACCCGAGCACGCGAAGGAACAACTATCATAATCAAAATTACTTTTTCCAGATATTCTGAATTCTTCTGCAGGAAATATTCATAGGCTTCCAAGCGTTTAACGATCCCTTTAGTATAATCCATCCGGTCAATAGAAAGAATGATTTTCTTCTCTCCAATCAGTTCTCCAATTTTTTTGATCTCTTTTTTGGTATCAGGATTATGAATAGAGGAAGAAAATCGCTCATAATCAATGCCCATAGGGAATGTATCTACTTTCAAAATACGGTTCTGATAGTTGAGATAACCCATATTACTTTCATCGCCAAAAAGGCGTAATACCGAGTCTAAAAAATTTCGTACATAATCATAAGTGTGAAAACCAATAAGATCTGCACCTAAAATACCTTTGAGTATCTTCTCGCGCCAGGGAAGTAGTCGATATATTTCCTGAGGGGGAAAAGGAATATGTAGGAAAAAACCAATAGTTAAATCAGGCCGTTTCTCTCTTAACATTTTAGGAAGTAGCATTAACTGATAATCATGCACCCAGATTATATCATCTGGCCGGACAATATTTAAAATGACTTCGCAGAAAATCCTGTTGACTCGATTGTATTCATCCCAAAGAGAATTTTGGTAGACTGCATATTGAGTAAAAGAATGAAATAAAGGCCAGATAGTTTTATTACAAAATCCATTATAGTAGGCTTGTATCTGTGATTGAGACAAAAAGACCGGGTAGTTATTTAATCTTTCCAGTTTAGTGATAATTTCTTTTATGCCTTTTTCGTTAATCCGGTCTTTTACTATACCCGGCCAGCCAATCCACAGGCAATCATAATTTTGATGAAAAGAAGACATGCCAGTAGCTAATCCTCCGGCGCTGGGAAGAAATTTAATCTTATCTTTGTTTTTACTGACAGTTACCGGAAGCCGGTTAGAAACAATTAATATTCGTGCCATCTTCAATTTCACCTCTTGATTATAAAAAGCTTTTTCGAAGTTTTTGTCGTGGGAATATTACTTTTTATTTATCGATCATCTTTTTATTATTATACTATATAAATCCATTATAGTAAAAA
This is a stretch of genomic DNA from Candidatus Atribacteria bacterium. It encodes these proteins:
- a CDS encoding bifunctional alpha,alpha-trehalose-phosphate synthase (UDP-forming)/trehalose-phosphatase translates to MARILIVSNRLPVTVSKNKDKIKFLPSAGGLATGMSSFHQNYDCLWIGWPGIVKDRINEKGIKEIITKLERLNNYPVFLSQSQIQAYYNGFCNKTIWPLFHSFTQYAVYQNSLWDEYNRVNRIFCEVILNIVRPDDIIWVHDYQLMLLPKMLREKRPDLTIGFFLHIPFPPQEIYRLLPWREKILKGILGADLIGFHTYDYVRNFLDSVLRLFGDESNMGYLNYQNRILKVDTFPMGIDYERFSSSIHNPDTKKEIKKIGELIGEKKIILSIDRMDYTKGIVKRLEAYEYFLQKNSEYLEKVILIMIVVPSRARVKQYQRLKEQVDELVGEINGRYATIGWSPIRYLFRSIPFYELTALYYLADVALITPLKDGMNLVAKEFIATKNNGKGVLILSEMAGAANEMGEALIVNPNNREQISWSIKYALNLSQEIQKKRNRVMQKRLKNYHVRKWADDFKESLLQVKSMQAEFSVKDFSLKNRLKIIEDYQKSKNRLFLLDYDGTLIPTTYKFKKIKPGKKILSIIQQLIQDKKNQVVIVSGRGKDILEKWFADIDIGLVAGHGTWLREKIGQWKTVKPLSNKWKNQIKPLLELYVNRTPGSFIEEKDYSLVWHYIKTDPSFGRIRALELKSSLLYLTSNLNLEVLHGEKVIEIKPTGINKGVSADYWISQKDWDFILAIGDDWSDEDTFQNIPDFAYSIKVGKGSSLSKYNIESSIE